One window of Marinobacterium aestuarii genomic DNA carries:
- a CDS encoding type II toxin-antitoxin system HigB family toxin gives MGMKVLGRDKLTKFWARHANAKKALEAWFSEAENATWQTSHDIKDRFGSADFLADNRVIFNIKGNHYRLVVKIRYQNGIVVVEWVGTHAEYDKQSF, from the coding sequence ATGGGCATGAAGGTCTTAGGACGAGACAAGCTTACAAAGTTCTGGGCCCGGCATGCCAATGCAAAGAAAGCGTTGGAGGCCTGGTTCAGTGAGGCGGAGAACGCCACCTGGCAAACATCGCACGATATCAAGGATCGATTCGGGAGTGCGGATTTCCTCGCAGACAACCGCGTTATCTTCAATATCAAGGGCAATCATTACCGTCTGGTCGTGAAGATACGCTACCAGAACGGCATTGTTGTGGTCGAATGGGTCGGAACCCATGCCGAGTATGACAAGCAGAGTTTTTAG
- a CDS encoding YicC/YloC family endoribonuclease: MTRSMTAFTRQETQGDWGSLVWEIRSVNHRYLEPHLRLPDSLRELEGSLREKLRQSLSRGKVECTLRFVPENQQQTLSVDRAYAAQLVAVAEELGQMISDRQPINPLEVLRWPGVLLESELDMDAVKKAALKLFNTALDDLAQGRAREGAELALLIAQRLDSIDQVVIQVRGRLPEIMAAQRNNLRNRLIELRAELDETRIEQEIALLAQKADVDEELDRLDTHVQEVRRVLKQKEPVGRRLDFLMQELNREANTLSSKSIVADTTQCAVELKVLIEQMREQIQNIE; this comes from the coding sequence ATGACACGCAGTATGACGGCCTTCACCCGCCAGGAGACCCAGGGCGACTGGGGCAGCCTGGTATGGGAAATTCGCTCGGTAAACCACCGCTACCTCGAACCCCACCTGCGCCTGCCGGACAGCCTGAGGGAGCTCGAAGGCAGCCTGCGCGAAAAGCTGCGCCAGTCGCTGAGCCGTGGCAAGGTTGAGTGCACGCTGCGGTTTGTGCCGGAAAACCAGCAGCAGACGCTGAGCGTTGACCGTGCCTATGCCGCCCAGCTGGTGGCGGTGGCCGAAGAGCTGGGCCAGATGATCAGCGATCGCCAGCCGATCAATCCGCTGGAAGTGCTGCGCTGGCCCGGCGTCCTGCTGGAAAGCGAGTTGGATATGGATGCCGTTAAAAAGGCGGCATTGAAACTGTTCAATACAGCACTGGATGATCTTGCCCAGGGTCGCGCTCGCGAGGGTGCGGAGCTGGCGCTACTGATCGCGCAGCGTCTGGACAGTATCGACCAGGTGGTAATCCAGGTGCGGGGGCGTCTGCCCGAGATAATGGCAGCGCAGCGCAACAATCTGCGCAACCGCCTCATCGAGTTGCGGGCTGAACTTGATGAGACGCGAATCGAGCAGGAAATCGCTCTGCTGGCCCAAAAGGCCGATGTAGACGAAGAACTCGACCGTCTCGACACCCATGTGCAGGAAGTGCGTCGCGTCCTTAAACAGAAAGAACCCGTGGGCCGTCGCCTCGACTTCCTGATGCAGGAACTCAACCGTGAAGCCAACACCCTGTCATCGAAATCCATCGTTGCCGACACAACCCAGTGCGCTGTCGAACTCAAGGTGCTGATCGAACAGATGCGAGAACAGATCCAGAATATAGAATGA
- the rph gene encoding ribonuclease PH, with the protein MSSSISDQLQDLGLKKLRPSGRQPDQMRDIKITRNFTKHAEGSVLIEFGDTKVLCTASVERGVPRFLRGSGQGWVTAEYGMLPRSTNTRTDREAARGKQGGRTVEIQRLIGRSLRAALNLKKLGENTITIDCDVLQADGGTRTASITGAFVALQDAINVLKKDKHGAMKGDPIAHMLAAVSVGIYEGVPVLDLDYAEDSKAHTDMNVVMTGSGGFVEVQGTAEGATYSQDELNAMLDLARKGISELVEAQKAALAG; encoded by the coding sequence ATGAGTTCGAGCATCTCCGACCAGCTGCAGGACCTGGGACTTAAAAAACTTCGCCCGAGCGGACGCCAGCCGGATCAGATGCGTGATATCAAAATTACGCGCAATTTCACCAAGCATGCCGAAGGCTCAGTGCTGATTGAATTCGGTGATACCAAGGTACTCTGCACCGCCAGCGTTGAGCGTGGCGTGCCTCGCTTCCTGCGCGGCAGCGGCCAGGGTTGGGTAACGGCCGAATACGGTATGCTGCCCCGCTCCACCAATACCCGTACCGACCGTGAAGCCGCCCGCGGCAAGCAGGGCGGGCGTACCGTCGAGATCCAGCGCCTTATCGGCCGTTCACTGCGCGCAGCACTGAACCTGAAGAAGCTCGGCGAAAACACCATCACCATCGACTGCGATGTGTTGCAGGCCGACGGCGGCACCCGCACGGCATCCATCACCGGCGCTTTTGTCGCGCTGCAGGATGCCATCAATGTGCTGAAGAAAGACAAGCACGGCGCCATGAAGGGCGACCCTATAGCGCATATGCTGGCAGCGGTATCCGTCGGCATCTACGAAGGCGTACCTGTACTGGATCTGGATTACGCCGAAGACTCCAAGGCCCACACCGACATGAACGTGGTCATGACCGGCAGCGGTGGCTTTGTTGAGGTTCAGGGTACCGCAGAAGGTGCGACCTACTCCCAGGATGAACTGAACGCCATGCTGGATCTGGCGCGCAAGGGTATCAGTGAACTGGTCGAGGCGCAGAAAGCCGCACTGGCAGGCTAA
- a CDS encoding exodeoxyribonuclease III, translating into MRVITFNTQGIEQATDRGFFDWMVRQDADVVCLQNLRAKEYQLDADRYHPKGYHAFFFDAFEDGYSGVAIYTRELPKAIMTGLGFELCDSHGRFIQADFDKVSVASMSIPPGLKSPEDQIRKEEYMELFMGHLKKTLRKRRDFIFAGTFHIAHKAVDLSNWYANQSVSGFLPQERVWMEEVLDEMGFVDAFRRANKAERQYSWWPDYNRAWNLNEGARLDYQITTANLRNNVKAARIYRDEQFSQHAPVIVDYNIG; encoded by the coding sequence ATGCGTGTCATCACCTTCAATACCCAGGGTATTGAACAGGCTACTGATAGAGGTTTTTTCGATTGGATGGTTCGCCAGGACGCCGATGTGGTGTGCCTGCAAAATCTGCGCGCGAAAGAATACCAGCTCGATGCCGATCGTTACCATCCCAAGGGATACCATGCGTTTTTCTTCGATGCGTTCGAAGACGGCTACAGTGGTGTGGCGATCTATACCCGCGAGCTGCCCAAGGCGATCATGACAGGCCTTGGGTTTGAGCTGTGCGACTCCCACGGGCGTTTTATCCAGGCGGATTTCGACAAGGTCAGCGTGGCGTCCATGTCTATTCCTCCCGGACTGAAAAGCCCTGAAGATCAGATCCGCAAGGAAGAGTACATGGAACTCTTCATGGGGCATCTGAAGAAGACATTGCGCAAGCGCCGTGACTTCATCTTCGCCGGCACCTTCCATATCGCCCACAAGGCGGTTGATCTGAGCAACTGGTACGCCAACCAGAGCGTTTCCGGCTTCCTGCCGCAGGAGCGTGTATGGATGGAAGAAGTGCTGGATGAAATGGGATTTGTCGATGCATTCCGCCGTGCCAACAAGGCGGAGCGCCAATACAGTTGGTGGCCTGATTACAACCGTGCCTGGAACCTGAACGAAGGTGCGCGGCTGGACTACCAGATCACCACCGCGAACCTGCGCAACAACGTCAAGGCGGCACGCATTTACCGTGACGAGCAGTTCTCGCAGCATGCGCCTGTCATCGTTGATTACAACATCGGCTAA
- the pyrE gene encoding orotate phosphoribosyltransferase, whose product MQDYQRAFIEFAIERGVLRFGEFTLKSGRTSPYFFNAGLFNSGDALARLGKYYAAAIENAGIPFDVLFGPAYKGIPLATTAAVSLATDFQRDVPYVFNRKEAKAHGEGGNLVGAELKGRILIIDDVITAGTAIREVMQIISKAGATPAGVVIALNRMERGQGELSAIQEVERDYGMPVASIVTLNDVIAYLQEKGGMEPQIDAILNYRKEYGIEA is encoded by the coding sequence ATGCAGGACTACCAGAGAGCCTTTATCGAGTTTGCCATCGAGCGCGGCGTGTTGCGTTTTGGCGAGTTTACACTCAAATCCGGCCGAACCAGCCCCTACTTTTTCAATGCCGGCCTGTTTAACAGTGGCGATGCTCTGGCCCGGCTGGGCAAATACTATGCCGCGGCTATCGAAAACGCCGGCATCCCCTTCGATGTTCTGTTTGGGCCTGCCTACAAGGGCATCCCGCTCGCCACTACCGCAGCGGTGTCCCTGGCCACAGATTTCCAGCGCGATGTGCCCTATGTCTTCAACCGCAAGGAAGCCAAGGCACACGGCGAAGGCGGCAACCTTGTCGGCGCCGAGCTCAAGGGTCGGATCCTCATCATTGATGACGTCATCACCGCCGGCACCGCCATCCGTGAAGTGATGCAGATTATCAGCAAGGCCGGAGCCACCCCTGCCGGCGTAGTGATTGCACTGAACCGTATGGAACGCGGCCAGGGCGAACTCTCGGCCATTCAGGAAGTGGAACGCGATTACGGCATGCCGGTGGCCAGTATCGTCACCCTGAACGATGTGATCGCCTACCTGCAGGAAAAAGGCGGTATGGAGCCACAGATCGACGCCATACTGAACTACCGCAAAGAGTACGGCATCGAGGCCTAG
- a CDS encoding tautomerase family protein gives MPYVNIKITDENVTKEQKQALIKGTTQLLVDVLNKNPKTTFVVIDEVSTDNWGVGYDQVTLIRQLADE, from the coding sequence ATGCCTTACGTTAATATTAAAATAACCGATGAAAATGTCACTAAGGAACAAAAGCAGGCGCTCATCAAAGGCACCACTCAATTGTTAGTGGATGTACTTAATAAAAATCCGAAAACCACCTTTGTCGTGATCGACGAGGTGAGTACTGATAATTGGGGTGTCGGCTACGATCAAGTGACGCTAATTCGCCAATTAGCGGATGAGTGA
- a CDS encoding DsbA family oxidoreductase: MVHDVVCSWCPIGYANLQQALRNLSIEAYINFLPYELNPDIGPKGEDIGDHLGRRNQWGQSKRNDYRTNLLAVAKQAGVCIDFSKRSRYYNSYKAHLLMHWCEGYNRQQAMNEMMIDAYFKQGLDISSTQVLLDLVEQLGLDRSEGEQVLISNEINQQLLIKKQRVQKLMLPGVPAFVFNGSTLVGGSNSVEYFEKIIISVTKKSA; this comes from the coding sequence ATGGTCCACGATGTGGTATGTTCTTGGTGCCCAATAGGATATGCAAACCTGCAGCAAGCGCTTCGAAATCTGAGCATTGAGGCCTATATCAATTTTTTGCCCTATGAACTTAATCCTGACATTGGGCCAAAGGGTGAGGATATTGGCGATCATCTTGGGCGCCGTAACCAATGGGGTCAATCGAAACGGAATGACTATCGCACAAATTTATTGGCGGTGGCTAAGCAAGCCGGTGTTTGTATCGATTTCTCTAAGCGAAGCCGTTATTACAATAGTTACAAGGCGCATCTCTTGATGCACTGGTGCGAAGGCTACAACAGACAACAGGCCATGAATGAGATGATGATTGATGCCTATTTTAAACAGGGCCTGGATATCAGCAGTACTCAAGTACTACTGGATCTTGTTGAGCAACTGGGTTTGGATCGATCAGAAGGAGAACAGGTGCTGATATCGAATGAAATAAATCAACAGCTACTAATAAAAAAACAACGAGTGCAGAAATTAATGCTACCCGGCGTGCCAGCATTCGTTTTTAATGGAAGCACTTTGGTTGGCGGCTCTAATTCGGTTGAGTATTTTGAGAAAATAATAATAAGCGTAACGAAAAAGTCAGCCTAG
- a CDS encoding nuclear transport factor 2 family protein: MENTAYTGDFGSKEFYSVMTLVQDYFDGLHYGEVSKLKAIFHTDAFLKAPGLRRSLDQWLDAVASRPVPDQQGRPYDFKLISIEIIKDQAMVKLECPLFDHFYVDFLSLLKENGRWLVVNKMYSDLREDFPLKR, encoded by the coding sequence ATGGAAAATACGGCATATACCGGTGATTTCGGTTCGAAAGAATTTTATTCAGTGATGACCCTTGTACAGGACTATTTTGATGGCTTGCACTATGGCGAGGTATCGAAGTTAAAAGCCATTTTTCATACGGATGCGTTTCTTAAAGCGCCTGGCTTACGACGTAGTCTTGATCAGTGGCTTGACGCTGTCGCCAGTCGACCTGTACCTGATCAGCAAGGGCGGCCTTATGACTTCAAACTAATTTCCATTGAAATCATAAAAGACCAGGCCATGGTGAAACTAGAATGTCCACTATTTGATCATTTCTATGTCGACTTCCTGAGTCTTCTGAAAGAAAACGGGCGTTGGTTAGTGGTCAACAAAATGTACTCTGATTTACGGGAAGATTTTCCATTAAAACGCTAA
- a CDS encoding glutathione S-transferase family protein yields MYRLYYVPGACSLATQVVIHQLGQAVEIINKQQVSDFNVINPTGMVPVLVDNGKTLLEGAAVMLYLLNKHQNTMLPSAGAAREKAIQDIMFSNATMHPAYGRLFFIAQYITDEKVKQSSFEAAAQAITRLWQVVEQQLATQDFLGGDQPSAADIMLTVYSRWGASFPVEIPLGQNTRKMVDAVQAMASFQRALTAEQRQSAA; encoded by the coding sequence ATGTACAGGCTTTACTATGTTCCCGGCGCATGCTCCCTGGCTACTCAAGTGGTTATCCACCAACTGGGTCAAGCTGTTGAAATAATTAACAAGCAGCAGGTGAGTGACTTTAACGTCATCAATCCTACCGGTATGGTTCCGGTACTTGTCGATAACGGAAAAACACTACTGGAAGGAGCGGCTGTGATGTTATACCTGCTCAATAAACATCAGAATACCATGCTGCCTTCCGCAGGCGCGGCTCGTGAAAAAGCAATTCAAGACATTATGTTTTCCAATGCCACTATGCATCCGGCCTATGGCCGTTTATTTTTTATCGCTCAGTACATTACCGATGAGAAAGTCAAACAATCATCCTTCGAGGCGGCGGCTCAGGCTATTACCCGTCTATGGCAGGTCGTGGAGCAGCAACTGGCTACGCAAGATTTTCTTGGTGGTGATCAGCCTTCGGCCGCTGATATTATGCTGACGGTATATTCCCGCTGGGGAGCAAGCTTTCCCGTCGAGATCCCGTTGGGGCAGAACACCAGAAAAATGGTGGATGCGGTACAGGCAATGGCCAGCTTTCAACGTGCTCTTACTGCCGAACAGCGCCAATCAGCGGCTTAG
- a CDS encoding LysR family transcriptional regulator, which yields MDKLRALQLFVRLADLGSFTRVAEQTNSSKSMISKEISRLEDALGARLLHRSTRNLQLTHVGVGYLQRAREILEKLDEADNFVQDLQQHPRGKLKINAPMALGLVDLSTLFADFMQSYPDIELDIHLGDESVDLVEQGFDLGFRASSRPIDSNYVGRPLTRFKYRVCVGPEYLNNHPAINLPRDLKEHNCFVYSYFQGKNIWPIEDGVAIRGTLRVNSTIFMMEAIKRNQGVGFIPDFVCRESFEKGEVVEVLGDFNKPNLTLYALYPARHFVPSKLVQCIEFLEQWFANKQ from the coding sequence ATGGATAAACTACGAGCGCTTCAACTATTTGTACGTCTGGCTGATTTGGGCAGCTTTACTCGAGTGGCAGAGCAGACAAACTCATCCAAATCCATGATTAGCAAGGAGATCAGCCGTCTTGAAGATGCACTGGGCGCTCGCTTGCTGCACCGTTCAACACGCAATCTACAGTTGACCCATGTGGGTGTGGGGTATTTGCAACGAGCACGGGAAATACTAGAAAAGCTTGATGAAGCAGATAATTTTGTGCAAGACCTTCAACAGCATCCCCGTGGTAAATTGAAGATCAATGCACCAATGGCGCTAGGCCTGGTTGACTTATCAACACTATTCGCCGATTTTATGCAGTCTTACCCAGACATTGAGCTAGACATTCACCTGGGGGATGAAAGTGTTGACCTGGTGGAACAGGGTTTTGATTTGGGATTTCGGGCATCCAGTCGTCCAATCGATTCGAATTACGTCGGGCGCCCCCTGACTCGTTTCAAGTACAGAGTCTGTGTGGGGCCGGAGTATTTAAACAACCACCCCGCTATTAATTTGCCACGGGACCTGAAAGAACATAACTGCTTTGTATACAGTTATTTCCAGGGGAAAAATATTTGGCCCATTGAAGACGGTGTCGCCATTCGAGGAACATTGCGGGTTAACAGTACCATTTTCATGATGGAGGCGATTAAGCGGAATCAAGGCGTTGGATTTATTCCGGACTTTGTTTGCCGCGAGTCGTTTGAAAAGGGAGAGGTTGTTGAAGTATTGGGGGATTTTAACAAACCCAATCTAACGCTCTACGCCCTGTACCCTGCGCGACATTTTGTGCCCTCAAAACTCGTCCAGTGTATAGAGTTCCTTGAGCAGTGGTTTGCTAATAAACAGTGA
- a CDS encoding MFS transporter codes for MRMAAIFGLNQVVSHGFGVFLFAALLPLMRESINISNWQLAAIGALTQLSYLAGALLLGLIGHRVGTVRLALVTTSLTTALLFLMSQLRDPLHITLALIILAASASISWGTIVEIISRYASKASCSTSMSCASSGTAWGYGANGLLILLVVPLFGWESSWVIAGVIGVIALMLSWRLLRGLEPTVVAADSSADTAAIPAMRLLGVILGERTALFACLICFLVGFSAMPFSAWLNIYLGELGLPAALGGYTWTVVGVTGMIAGLLIGKLADRKGHGTAFTVIFSGFAIGLLAFMFDPARWALLAGFGYGLMYFPMWGVVAGWVSQYYGSTATMQINGVCMVTFGLGGALGNLLAGYLREATGSLNLVYDILTVTALLLVALGLFIRYTGKGTAVTEGAIPPLSDAA; via the coding sequence ATGCGCATGGCAGCGATATTTGGCCTGAATCAAGTCGTAAGTCACGGGTTTGGCGTTTTCCTGTTTGCGGCGCTGCTGCCTCTGATGCGGGAGTCGATCAATATATCTAACTGGCAGCTGGCCGCCATTGGCGCTCTGACCCAGCTGTCTTATTTGGCGGGTGCTCTGCTGCTGGGGCTTATTGGGCACCGTGTCGGCACGGTACGTTTGGCACTGGTGACCACTAGCCTGACAACGGCGCTGCTGTTTCTGATGTCCCAGTTGCGTGATCCGCTGCACATCACGCTGGCGCTGATTATTCTTGCGGCCAGCGCGTCTATCAGCTGGGGCACTATCGTGGAAATAATCAGCCGCTATGCCAGCAAGGCGAGCTGTTCGACCAGCATGTCCTGTGCCTCCAGCGGAACCGCCTGGGGCTATGGCGCGAACGGTCTGTTGATATTGCTGGTCGTACCTTTGTTTGGCTGGGAGAGCAGCTGGGTTATCGCAGGTGTCATAGGCGTGATAGCGCTGATGCTGAGCTGGAGGCTACTGAGGGGGCTCGAGCCCACTGTGGTTGCTGCAGACTCGAGTGCGGATACGGCAGCCATTCCAGCGATGCGCCTGCTGGGAGTCATCCTTGGTGAGCGCACTGCCCTGTTCGCCTGCCTCATTTGTTTTCTGGTGGGCTTTAGCGCAATGCCGTTCTCTGCCTGGCTGAATATCTACCTGGGCGAGCTGGGGCTTCCTGCGGCCCTGGGTGGCTATACCTGGACAGTGGTCGGCGTTACCGGAATGATCGCAGGTCTGTTAATTGGCAAGCTTGCCGATCGCAAGGGGCACGGCACGGCCTTTACGGTGATATTCAGTGGCTTTGCCATTGGCCTGCTGGCGTTCATGTTCGATCCGGCGCGCTGGGCGTTGCTGGCGGGGTTCGGTTACGGGCTGATGTATTTCCCGATGTGGGGTGTGGTAGCTGGCTGGGTGAGCCAGTATTACGGTTCTACCGCAACCATGCAGATCAATGGTGTCTGCATGGTCACCTTCGGCCTCGGTGGTGCCCTCGGTAATCTGCTGGCGGGCTACCTGCGCGAAGCTACAGGTTCACTCAATCTGGTGTACGACATCCTGACGGTGACGGCCTTGCTGCTGGTCGCGCTGGGGCTGTTTATCAGATACACAGGCAAAGGCACGGCGGTTACAGAGGGTGCCATCCCCCCGTTGTCGGATGCGGCCTGA
- a CDS encoding LysR family transcriptional regulator, which produces MPELPIGLLRTFVITAQTLNLTAAASQLHRAPSTISMQLSRLESLVDTQLLVRGQYGVRLTPAGEQLISHAHQLLNLHDRILGSFHNVDIAGKVRLGTHDQYATRTLTPILEAFVLSYPQAQLEVTCDHRPQHLASLVNEGKLDLALVEMPAQSEGGLRLQPDELVWIRSERHDVHKRDPLPLAVFVEGCFHRDSASLALQQTDKAYRIAFISQSRAGVLAAVRAGIGIGVIPRSTLEPGMVIVESGLPPLPKTDTTLFVAEDTNEATQRLAQTIRESPQFSSPGQIPLGETNAAKTAKLDTLSLPE; this is translated from the coding sequence ATGCCTGAATTACCGATCGGCCTGCTGCGCACCTTTGTCATTACCGCACAGACACTCAACCTCACCGCCGCCGCCAGCCAACTGCATCGTGCGCCCTCCACCATCAGCATGCAGCTGAGCCGGCTGGAGTCTCTGGTTGACACTCAACTGCTGGTGCGCGGGCAGTACGGTGTGCGCCTAACGCCCGCCGGCGAGCAGCTGATTAGCCATGCACACCAATTACTTAATCTGCACGACCGTATTCTGGGCTCGTTCCACAACGTCGATATTGCAGGCAAGGTTCGCCTGGGTACCCACGATCAATATGCAACACGCACCCTGACCCCAATTCTGGAAGCCTTTGTTCTGTCGTACCCGCAAGCGCAACTGGAGGTAACCTGCGATCACAGACCCCAGCACCTGGCATCCCTGGTGAATGAGGGCAAGCTGGATCTCGCACTGGTCGAGATGCCGGCACAATCCGAGGGCGGCCTGCGCCTGCAACCGGACGAACTGGTCTGGATCCGCTCTGAGCGGCACGACGTCCATAAACGCGATCCACTACCACTGGCGGTTTTTGTCGAGGGTTGTTTTCACCGGGACTCCGCCAGCCTTGCCCTGCAGCAAACCGACAAGGCCTATCGCATCGCCTTTATCAGCCAGAGCCGCGCCGGGGTACTGGCTGCAGTACGGGCAGGTATAGGGATCGGTGTGATTCCGCGCTCAACACTGGAGCCCGGCATGGTCATTGTAGAATCAGGCCTGCCTCCGCTGCCAAAGACCGACACAACCCTCTTCGTCGCAGAGGACACTAACGAGGCCACGCAGCGTCTCGCGCAAACCATCAGGGAAAGCCCACAGTTCTCGTCACCTGGGCAGATCCCCTTGGGTGAAACAAACGCAGCCAAAACCGCAAAACTGGACACTCTGTCGCTACCTGAATGA
- the tyrS gene encoding tyrosine--tRNA ligase, with the protein MSEMTLLQDLKARGLIAQTTSEDELDQHLNENSVTLYCGFDPTADSLHLGHLVPLLMLKRFQDYGHRPIALVGGATGMIGDPSFKDQERSLNTSDVVERWSNCLKSQISRFIHFGDTEGGAILANNYDWTASIDVLSFLRDIGKHFTVNKMIAKESVRQRIEREGSGISFTEFTYQILQSYDYQHLNKTYGCSLQIGGSDQWGNITGGIDLTRRVNGTHVHGLTLPLITKADGTKFGKTEGGAVWLDANKTSPYAFYQFWLQTPDADVYRFLKFFTFMSVADIDALEQEDAEREGKPMGQSVLAREVSTLVHGEEGFVAAQRITEALFSGDLSNLGENDYEQLSLDGLPSSVLSTEGLADTPLTTLFADAGLAASGKQVKDALQRKAVIVNGEEFGMDDNLNASGVFNAERALFGKYFLVKLGKKKHHLFVAG; encoded by the coding sequence ATGAGCGAAATGACACTGTTACAGGATCTCAAGGCGCGTGGCTTGATCGCGCAGACCACAAGCGAAGACGAGCTTGATCAGCATCTGAATGAGAACAGTGTCACGCTTTATTGTGGCTTTGATCCCACGGCAGACAGTTTGCACCTGGGGCACCTGGTGCCGCTGCTGATGCTCAAGCGTTTTCAGGACTATGGGCATCGTCCTATTGCGCTCGTCGGTGGTGCAACCGGCATGATTGGTGACCCGAGCTTCAAGGATCAGGAGCGCTCCCTTAATACGTCTGATGTTGTGGAGCGGTGGAGCAACTGCCTCAAGTCACAGATTAGCCGCTTCATTCATTTCGGCGACACCGAAGGCGGCGCCATCCTGGCTAACAATTACGACTGGACTGCCAGCATTGATGTGCTCAGCTTCCTGCGTGATATTGGCAAGCACTTCACCGTTAACAAGATGATTGCCAAGGAGTCAGTGCGCCAGCGCATTGAGCGCGAAGGCTCGGGTATATCCTTTACCGAATTCACCTACCAGATTCTGCAGTCCTACGACTACCAGCACCTGAACAAGACCTACGGCTGCAGCCTGCAGATCGGTGGTTCGGATCAGTGGGGCAACATCACCGGTGGCATCGATCTGACGCGTCGCGTCAATGGCACCCATGTTCATGGCTTGACGTTGCCGCTGATCACCAAGGCTGACGGTACCAAGTTCGGCAAGACCGAAGGCGGCGCTGTCTGGCTGGATGCCAACAAGACATCACCCTATGCCTTTTACCAGTTCTGGCTGCAGACGCCGGACGCTGACGTTTATCGTTTCCTCAAGTTCTTTACCTTTATGTCGGTGGCCGATATAGACGCGCTTGAGCAAGAAGATGCGGAACGCGAAGGCAAGCCGATGGGGCAATCGGTACTGGCGCGTGAAGTAAGCACGCTGGTGCACGGTGAGGAAGGCTTTGTTGCCGCCCAGCGTATTACAGAGGCTCTGTTCTCCGGAGACCTGTCTAATCTTGGCGAAAACGACTACGAGCAGCTGAGTCTTGATGGCTTGCCATCCTCGGTACTCAGCACCGAGGGGCTGGCAGACACGCCGCTGACGACTCTCTTTGCCGATGCGGGCCTGGCGGCATCCGGCAAGCAGGTAAAGGATGCGCTGCAGCGCAAGGCGGTTATTGTTAATGGCGAAGAGTTCGGTATGGATGACAACCTGAATGCGTCAGGGGTCTTCAATGCTGAGCGCGCTCTGTTCGGGAAGTACTTCCTGGTGAAACTGGGCAAGAAAAAACACCACCTGTTTGTTGCAGGCTAA